AAGATATTAACAAGGGGAAAGGTGTAGGGAAAATAAGAGATGATGGGGGTCATcaattaaaaggcactaagtttgcccaggagcagtaaccaatagcaaccaatcagctgataGAGATTAATGGCCtcctgtttgaaagcaagcatctggttggttgctatgggtttctgctcctgagAAAACTTAGTGCCTATTGGCTCACAGTTGTAGGTTCTTTAGTTTATGGTTTTCGACCACGagggcagtgaccccccccccccccccggtgataCACCAATGGCAGATTGAGTGgatacattacatacatttccCAGGGCTACTGGTATGTACTGGGAGGTGGAACCCCTTCTTCCCAGACCCCGAGCCCGGGCAGCAGGGGGTCACAATGCAACTTTCCTTCCCTTGGCAAGATCTGCGGGCATTTCTCTGTGCCAAGTCTCTCACGTACCCGATTGGTTATTAATTATTAATGAGATGCAGAAAGAAACGAATGTGCATAATTACACATGGGGATTGGGTAACCCCATGTCTCCTGAGCACCCCAATACcaaatatgtcatttttattgCCACAAATGCCCTGAAGAGTAAGtggaccccagaaaaccatatatttttggaaagttcactttctgacaaatccaaaatggtatAGTTCTGCCAAGTTGTGTTGCTAAGGCAAATGCTCCCATGGTTACTAGAAAGGCTGTGAATCCCCTGTGCAAGTGCAAAGAGCTTCTCCCCTATTCAAAAATTCACACCCACAAATGTGTAAAACAGCGGAGAATTTTTATTTCAAGGCACTTTGGGCGGCCAAGGTTGGCCAATCCCTGTGAGTCTCACAATTAGAAATACACCAGTGGGCTGTCCTTGGTCTGGCAGTCCTTCACATCGGAAAGCGACACGGTCCCACTTAGGTCCTGGTATACCCGAATGTGAATGTAGTCAGTGGATCCCACTTTTACCTGGAAAAGAGACCAACTGTAAGTGGCAACATAATAACATCCAATTATTTCCTACTGTGCCAGTCAGACAGAAGAAGCGTTACCCTGTAGGAATGATATCAATCTCCTTTAGTCTGGGAAGAGCCAATCACAGTGAGCGGGCAGCCCCGTACCTCCCACCCATGGTGTCTACTTGCCCCCCCCATTCACCTTCTGTTGTACCGGTTGCCCCCCATCTTTCCCTTGTATCCTCTTCATCTTCTCGTCTATAGGAGCAACTTATGGGACAGGGTTGGACAATCCATAGCCCTCTAGATATTGTTgggcaactcccagaatcccaggGGCAGAACCATAGAGACCCCCAttcccagtaacccccccatttAATTGAACTTACCTTCATAAAGTAATTAGTTCCAGCCACGACCTGAGTAGCGACCTCTACAACCTCAAATGTTTCTATTTTCTGATTAGTCTTGGCTTTCACCTCCGCCTGTACCTGAGGGGTGGGACACAAATACATTGCATTGATAGCAGCCCCCCATCTAATGCCTCTAATAACCCCAGTTAGTACCGAGGAGCTTGCACTCTATACACAAAGGAGA
This sequence is a window from Xenopus tropicalis strain Nigerian chromosome 2, UCB_Xtro_10.0, whole genome shotgun sequence. Protein-coding genes within it:
- the LOC116408737 gene encoding cystatin-A-like, with product MSGPRVGGISTPRKATPDDQKIAEQVQAEVKAKTNQKIETFEVVEVATQVVAGTNYFMKVKVGSTDYIHIRVYQDLSGTVSLSDVKDCQTKDSPLVYF